In the genome of Leptospira inadai serovar Lyme str. 10, one region contains:
- a CDS encoding decaprenyl-phosphate phosphoribosyltransferase, with amino-acid sequence MLVSYIKLLRPHQWVKNIILFAGIIFGKKLGELESVERAVAAFFLFSLTASCQYVINDFLDRKEDALHPEKKHRPLASGAITPTVALFLTAILLSGTLILSFRLQPEFFYLVTFYLVFNVIYSRFLKHMVILDVMSISIGFVVRAVAGSVVVGVSFSSWLLLCTFMLALYWGFGKRRGELIILEDGAIGHRKILEEYSVNFLDLMMAIVATMTLVTYVMYVTSPTTIENLGTDKMVYTIPIVVYAIFRSLYIIYIKNMGHNPTRAILTDLGVLVAGFIWLLLVVWIMYSGPGQSLPIHL; translated from the coding sequence ATGCTAGTGTCTTATATCAAGCTACTCCGACCTCATCAATGGGTTAAGAACATTATTCTCTTTGCGGGGATTATTTTTGGCAAAAAACTCGGAGAACTAGAATCCGTCGAGCGTGCGGTCGCTGCATTCTTCCTATTTTCACTGACTGCGAGTTGTCAATATGTGATTAACGATTTTCTGGATCGAAAGGAAGACGCGTTGCACCCGGAAAAAAAGCACCGTCCGTTAGCTTCGGGTGCGATTACGCCTACGGTTGCGCTTTTTCTTACGGCGATATTACTTTCGGGAACTCTGATCTTATCGTTTCGTTTACAGCCTGAATTCTTTTATCTAGTCACATTCTACCTGGTTTTCAACGTCATATATAGCCGTTTTCTTAAACACATGGTGATCTTGGATGTCATGAGTATTTCAATCGGCTTTGTCGTTCGAGCGGTAGCCGGCTCCGTCGTAGTGGGAGTAAGCTTTTCATCCTGGCTTTTACTCTGTACTTTTATGTTGGCCCTTTATTGGGGCTTCGGAAAAAGAAGAGGGGAACTGATCATTCTCGAGGATGGGGCGATCGGGCACAGAAAGATTTTAGAAGAGTATTCCGTAAACTTTCTGGATTTGATGATGGCGATCGTCGCAACCATGACCCTAGTCACCTACGTAATGTATGTGACGAGTCCGACTACGATCGAAAATTTAGGAACGGATAAGATGGTCTATACGATTCCGATCGTTGTTTACGCCATCTTTCGCTCTTTGTACATCATTTATATAAAGAATATGGGTCACAATCCTACGAGAGCCATTTTGACGGATTTAGGGGTGTTGGTTGCCGGGTTTATTTGGCTTCTTTTGGTGGTTTGGATAATGTATTCCGGCCCCGGCCAAAGCTTACCCATTCACCTGTAA
- a CDS encoding polyhydroxyalkanoate synthesis regulator DNA-binding domain-containing protein, protein MKVLKRYANRRLYDPETSKTITLEDVAEMIIAGNEIKVIDNMTGQDITPKILGQTFLKVSLGQRNEEFSNYMLSALIRETGKNISALFGRLVLGGIGLAYLTREKMDKILQSMVALGELKLEEVKSYREDLLTHLAQRASENREQIQEDLKKVGRELEEGGEKELAVEDFSEKIRRIAERVRDKDSL, encoded by the coding sequence ATGAAGGTACTCAAACGATACGCAAACCGAAGGTTGTACGACCCCGAGACTAGCAAAACCATCACCTTGGAAGATGTTGCGGAAATGATTATTGCGGGAAATGAAATCAAGGTGATCGATAATATGACCGGCCAGGATATTACGCCGAAAATCCTGGGTCAGACTTTCCTAAAAGTCAGCCTAGGACAGAGGAACGAAGAATTTTCCAACTACATGCTTTCGGCGTTAATCCGTGAAACGGGTAAGAATATCAGCGCTCTATTCGGGCGATTGGTTCTGGGCGGAATCGGACTCGCATATCTCACCAGAGAAAAAATGGACAAAATTCTCCAAAGCATGGTAGCCTTGGGGGAATTAAAACTGGAAGAGGTCAAAAGTTATCGGGAGGACCTCCTTACTCACCTAGCCCAAAGAGCCAGCGAAAACCGGGAGCAAATCCAAGAAGATCTCAAAAAAGTGGGTCGAGAATTGGAAGAAGGCGGCGAAAAGGAATTGGCGGTGGAGGACTTTTCGGAGAAAATTCGGAGGATCGCGGAAAGGGTTCGAGACAAAGACTCTCTCTGA
- a CDS encoding potassium transporter TrkG, translating into MQSIKFFKRNINRIARAFLLLSVARILCLGFAGAILLGSFMIYASESGRLGYPDSFYIAASAICVTGLTTVSVSELAFSTQVIMMFLIQVGGLGIITFTVLVGILVVRGLSRSTRIASFVFEAIDSHESEDGTEKSSKKAHYVKRILFSIVNISVSLELLGALLLYLFMPKNLSELPGDPNRLFLSLFTAVSAFNNAGFSIVDDVSFLASEPVCLVIIQGLIVMGGIGFPVIIFFEKTLLETFRKIMNRIEVAMETYLMSRALEEGKEPSWIYLLLIRLSFWAEDRLNLYREALHGESNRIQMKVILYGSLILVHVGGLGILFAEWDNPDTIGKFGFMDKLFNSFFLSVSSRTAGFNTFDLSEIRSPTYVLLCSLMFVGGGPQGATGGIKITTFVILLMYLRNVINPQARVTIMGEEVSKNSVAISTRIYFLATIAIVFFMLVITITNEHRHGIEDIFFEVMSAFGTVGLTKGLTPYITGLEKFFYPCIMYVGRVGVFTLLIAFTGHSGLGSLGSKDDGVKIQVG; encoded by the coding sequence ATGCAGTCGATTAAATTTTTTAAGAGAAACATCAATCGGATCGCCCGGGCATTTTTACTGCTTTCGGTCGCTAGAATCCTGTGTTTAGGCTTTGCCGGGGCGATCCTGCTCGGCTCGTTTATGATCTATGCTTCCGAATCGGGCAGACTCGGTTATCCCGACTCGTTTTACATCGCGGCCTCCGCCATTTGCGTCACCGGATTGACGACCGTTTCCGTCAGCGAGCTGGCATTTTCCACTCAGGTGATCATGATGTTTTTGATCCAGGTCGGCGGGCTAGGGATTATTACTTTTACGGTACTGGTCGGAATACTAGTCGTTAGAGGGTTGTCTCGGAGCACTCGAATCGCGTCATTCGTTTTTGAAGCGATCGATTCGCATGAATCCGAAGACGGAACGGAGAAATCTTCAAAGAAAGCACATTACGTAAAAAGAATATTGTTTTCGATCGTTAATATTTCCGTTTCGTTGGAATTACTGGGTGCTCTCCTACTTTATCTCTTCATGCCGAAAAATTTAAGCGAATTGCCCGGCGACCCGAATCGGCTTTTCCTGAGTTTATTCACCGCAGTATCCGCGTTTAATAACGCGGGGTTTTCGATCGTGGACGACGTTAGTTTTCTTGCGAGCGAGCCGGTATGTCTTGTCATTATACAGGGATTGATCGTGATGGGAGGTATCGGATTTCCCGTCATAATCTTCTTCGAGAAAACGTTGTTGGAAACGTTTCGCAAAATTATGAATCGCATCGAAGTCGCGATGGAGACGTATTTGATGTCTCGAGCGTTGGAGGAAGGAAAGGAGCCTTCCTGGATTTACCTGCTTTTGATCCGCCTGTCCTTCTGGGCCGAGGATCGCCTGAATCTATACCGAGAAGCCCTGCACGGAGAGTCGAATCGCATTCAAATGAAGGTGATTCTTTATGGATCCTTAATATTGGTGCATGTCGGAGGGTTGGGGATTCTTTTTGCGGAATGGGACAATCCGGATACGATCGGAAAATTCGGTTTCATGGATAAGCTATTCAATTCATTCTTTCTTTCCGTCTCGTCTCGGACGGCGGGATTCAATACGTTCGATCTTTCGGAAATCAGAAGTCCGACTTATGTTCTCCTTTGCTCCTTAATGTTCGTGGGAGGCGGTCCTCAGGGTGCGACCGGGGGGATTAAGATTACGACTTTCGTAATTCTCTTAATGTATTTGAGAAACGTAATCAATCCCCAGGCTAGAGTAACCATCATGGGCGAAGAAGTATCCAAGAACTCGGTCGCGATTTCCACTCGAATCTACTTTCTGGCGACGATCGCCATCGTATTCTTTATGTTGGTGATCACCATTACGAACGAGCATAGGCACGGGATCGAAGATATCTTTTTCGAGGTGATGTCCGCTTTCGGCACTGTCGGCTTGACAAAGGGTTTGACGCCTTATATTACCGGGTTGGAGAAATTCTTTTACCCTTGCATAATGTATGTCGGGAGAGTCGGGGTATTTACTCTTTTAATCGCTTTTACGGGACATTCCGGTTTGGGCAGTCTCGGTTCGAAAGATGACGGCGTCAAGATTCAAGTAGGGTAG
- a CDS encoding metal-dependent hydrolase yields MNVQTKRKKKDLKPIDAQAPSVRKMDFEGLDQLSDYYIAGNSFVTHTVNAYHIIFPEGERFFIKSVKAFADKVQDPKLQNNIKAFIGQEVQHGKEHEKALEMLEKKGYPVGKILKFYVKTAYEFFWPILEFLFGKKLKLSVTAGLEHYTATMGEISLRHNLHDQAEGEMRNLLLWHACEEIEHKSVAYDVLQTVSKSYLLRVLGFIVATFMFWGYAIIIQHLFILSDPGIGFKRYFTDMKNAGPYAGLLWKDISKSFLLYFKRDFHPDQTGGYELANAALATI; encoded by the coding sequence ATGAACGTCCAAACGAAACGTAAAAAGAAGGATTTGAAACCGATCGATGCGCAGGCACCGAGCGTGCGTAAAATGGATTTTGAAGGCTTGGATCAGCTTTCCGATTATTATATCGCGGGGAATTCATTCGTCACGCATACGGTAAACGCCTATCACATTATTTTCCCCGAAGGGGAAAGGTTCTTCATTAAAAGCGTAAAAGCCTTCGCGGATAAAGTTCAGGATCCCAAACTCCAAAACAATATCAAGGCATTCATAGGACAGGAAGTTCAGCACGGTAAGGAGCACGAAAAGGCTTTAGAGATGCTGGAGAAGAAAGGATACCCCGTCGGTAAGATTCTAAAATTTTACGTAAAAACGGCCTACGAATTCTTTTGGCCTATTCTCGAGTTTCTTTTCGGCAAAAAACTGAAGCTTTCCGTAACGGCAGGGTTGGAGCATTATACCGCCACTATGGGCGAAATTTCGTTGCGCCATAATTTACACGATCAAGCCGAAGGTGAGATGAGAAACCTTCTGCTCTGGCACGCCTGCGAAGAGATCGAACATAAATCCGTGGCTTACGACGTTTTGCAGACCGTATCCAAAAGTTATCTTTTACGGGTATTGGGTTTTATCGTAGCGACCTTTATGTTTTGGGGTTACGCAATCATAATACAGCATTTGTTTATTTTGTCGGATCCGGGAATCGGTTTTAAAAGATATTTCACGGACATGAAAAACGCCGGGCCTTATGCGGGATTACTTTGGAAAGATATTTCCAAATCGTTTCTGCTTTATTTTAAACGGGATTTTCATCCGGATCAAACCGGCGGGTACGAATTAGCGAACGCAGCATTAGCGACTATATAA
- a CDS encoding HEAT repeat domain-containing protein: protein MSVARISSLFLGALLFVSSAVSAKEPIHDKLDKLFFEQIHNLESGTLEEKIQAADYLKFVKSKFAVRPLVNALKGNPKVPKSEENSPTLKFAIAQALGAMELDIAAPALMDEFKRMSPLVQEMDIPSFSSPEGYNLTISVGEVLRSIGLLPYMKESEDTIVSGLSHANFYIRASAADGLKNLNRKETLPQLNAALDKEKNSFAKVAILNAIVSINRIANQRFYDLCSFLKDESPMVRYRASMAIGEVDLKAGEFSLREALLIEQEPMVREQIKKDLASVIGFKMPATSFMFTEQSGK from the coding sequence ATGTCCGTTGCCAGAATTTCAAGCCTATTCCTAGGTGCACTTTTATTCGTTTCCTCGGCCGTTTCGGCGAAGGAACCCATCCATGATAAATTGGATAAACTATTCTTCGAACAAATTCATAATTTGGAAAGCGGTACCTTGGAGGAAAAAATCCAGGCCGCCGATTATCTAAAATTCGTTAAAAGCAAATTTGCCGTTCGACCTCTCGTGAATGCACTCAAAGGGAATCCGAAAGTCCCCAAATCGGAAGAGAATTCTCCCACGCTTAAATTTGCGATCGCCCAAGCCCTGGGAGCGATGGAATTGGATATCGCCGCTCCAGCGCTTATGGATGAATTCAAACGAATGTCTCCTCTTGTTCAGGAAATGGATATTCCGAGTTTCAGTTCTCCTGAAGGATATAACCTTACGATTTCCGTCGGAGAAGTGCTAAGAAGCATCGGACTTCTTCCGTATATGAAAGAAAGCGAAGATACGATCGTTTCCGGATTGAGCCACGCGAATTTCTATATTCGTGCATCCGCGGCGGACGGATTGAAAAATCTGAATCGAAAAGAAACGCTTCCTCAACTAAATGCCGCTTTGGATAAGGAAAAAAATTCATTCGCGAAAGTTGCCATTTTGAACGCAATCGTTTCCATCAATAGAATTGCGAATCAGAGGTTCTACGATCTCTGTTCTTTTTTAAAGGACGAATCGCCTATGGTTCGTTACAGAGCTTCGATGGCGATCGGAGAAGTGGATTTGAAAGCGGGAGAATTCTCCCTCAGAGAAGCATTACTGATCGAGCAGGAACCGATGGTTCGCGAACAAATTAAAAAAGATTTGGCGAGCGTGATCGGATTTAAGATGCCCGCAACCAGCTTTATGTTCACGGAACAAAGCGGAAAGTAA
- a CDS encoding YciI family protein, with amino-acid sequence MKFFLIELLYTVPIEKIDEAVVEHRNFLQTLYDKGILLLSGPKEPRIGGVILGKSKSLQEIQDIFQNDPFQKYEYANYKFTEFSPVKRQAFLEDWIRQK; translated from the coding sequence ATGAAATTTTTCTTAATCGAGTTACTATATACCGTTCCCATAGAAAAAATCGATGAGGCAGTCGTCGAGCATCGTAATTTTTTGCAAACCTTGTATGATAAAGGAATTCTCCTTCTCTCCGGCCCAAAGGAACCTCGAATCGGCGGAGTGATCCTAGGAAAGTCGAAATCTTTGCAGGAAATCCAAGATATATTCCAAAACGATCCGTTTCAAAAATACGAGTATGCGAACTATAAATTCACCGAATTTTCCCCCGTAAAACGCCAAGCATTCTTAGAAGATTGGATCCGGCAAAAATAA
- a CDS encoding UvrD-helicase domain-containing protein: MQRSKFNPAQEEIIRDSSRYIQVIAAAGSGKTSTMVGFVERCISDGTDPREILVLSFTRKAAGEIKHRIQINTGQKGVRVHTFHSFCFQSLARHHPDFQQRMPGILLPSERNGFFRNWFRKDPSLIGGIPYELLTNPSALPEEFPKDWLPIVREEYAKFKKGQGKMDFDDLVAIFLEALEKREPWTEAVRSSLKRILVDEFQDTNHEQLTFVKLLSDTASILVVGDDSQSIYSFRGSNVKLFLDYPKLFQGTSQHALTTNYRSLPKIVEISTIPIDRNKSKIPKIVQAHRSGKALVGLVKINRISDLFPFLGQAYRFSRGELKILCRSNHRIREYIRAGIPEELLMTIHASKGLEFHTVFVDIADGWNVKRTSPQEVLEEEHRILYVALSRAKDSLVIIGSMRNSGRETAEDHFFSYFAKALPTWKKPPR, encoded by the coding sequence ATGCAAAGATCGAAATTCAATCCCGCTCAGGAAGAGATCATACGAGATTCCTCCCGATACATTCAAGTAATAGCCGCGGCAGGATCCGGAAAAACCAGTACGATGGTCGGCTTTGTGGAACGATGTATTTCGGACGGAACGGACCCCCGGGAGATTCTTGTACTTAGTTTTACGAGAAAAGCCGCCGGGGAAATCAAACACAGAATCCAGATCAATACCGGACAAAAGGGAGTCCGAGTTCATACGTTTCACTCTTTTTGCTTTCAGTCTCTGGCCCGGCACCATCCGGATTTTCAACAACGCATGCCCGGAATCCTACTGCCCTCCGAACGAAACGGATTTTTTAGAAACTGGTTTCGGAAAGATCCTTCTTTGATCGGTGGAATTCCTTACGAACTACTTACGAATCCTTCGGCCCTTCCGGAGGAATTCCCGAAAGATTGGTTACCGATAGTACGGGAGGAATATGCTAAGTTCAAGAAAGGGCAGGGAAAAATGGATTTCGACGATCTCGTCGCCATATTTCTAGAAGCTTTAGAAAAGAGAGAACCTTGGACCGAAGCCGTTAGGTCCTCTCTAAAAAGAATATTAGTGGACGAGTTCCAGGATACCAATCACGAACAGCTAACGTTCGTTAAACTTTTGTCGGATACCGCCTCGATTTTAGTCGTAGGCGACGACTCCCAAAGTATATACTCCTTTAGAGGTTCGAACGTAAAATTATTTCTCGATTATCCGAAACTTTTTCAGGGAACCAGCCAACATGCCCTAACTACCAATTATCGCTCCCTCCCGAAAATCGTGGAGATATCGACGATTCCGATCGATAGAAATAAAAGTAAAATCCCGAAGATCGTGCAAGCTCACCGTTCGGGAAAAGCGTTAGTGGGCCTTGTCAAGATAAATAGGATCAGCGATCTCTTCCCCTTTCTCGGTCAAGCATATCGATTCAGTCGAGGCGAATTAAAAATTCTCTGTCGTTCCAATCATCGTATCCGGGAATATATCCGCGCCGGTATTCCGGAAGAACTTCTCATGACCATCCATGCATCCAAGGGTCTGGAATTTCATACGGTTTTCGTGGACATCGCCGACGGTTGGAACGTAAAACGGACGTCTCCGCAAGAAGTCTTGGAGGAAGAACACCGAATCCTTTATGTGGCGTTATCCAGGGCCAAGGATAGTTTAGTGATCATAGGATCGATGAGAAATTCCGGTAGGGAAACGGCCGAGGATCATTTCTTCTCGTACTTTGCAAAAGCCCTTCCCACATGGAAAAAACCTCCTAGATAA
- a CDS encoding DsbA family oxidoreductase — MKTEIAIYSDVVCPWCYIGKKRLESAIEQWKATHPTDSIQVNWKPFELNPDISQDGEDRESHMVKKFGSLERIRSMTGRVADIAKEDGLVFSNLDKGHQPNTFLLHALIRKAKRYDKESQLAEIFFRNFFSDGKNLSDESVLLESLREAGVPEAELSSVKEDTALLSEIEKEEIEGKNLGVTGVPFYIFNEKYAVSGAQPVELFLQVFDRLELEEA, encoded by the coding sequence TTGAAGACTGAAATTGCAATTTATTCGGACGTCGTATGCCCTTGGTGCTATATCGGGAAAAAACGATTGGAGAGCGCTATAGAACAATGGAAGGCTACGCATCCGACTGATTCGATACAAGTCAATTGGAAACCGTTCGAGTTGAATCCGGACATTTCTCAGGACGGAGAAGACCGCGAATCTCATATGGTCAAAAAATTCGGCTCTTTGGAAAGAATCCGCTCGATGACGGGGAGAGTCGCGGATATAGCGAAGGAAGATGGTTTAGTTTTTTCTAATTTAGATAAAGGTCATCAACCTAACACGTTCCTTCTTCATGCTTTAATTCGTAAAGCGAAGCGATACGACAAGGAATCCCAGCTGGCCGAAATATTCTTCCGGAACTTTTTTTCGGACGGAAAAAATTTATCGGACGAATCCGTCCTTTTGGAGAGCCTTCGGGAAGCGGGAGTCCCGGAAGCGGAATTATCATCCGTAAAGGAAGATACGGCGCTACTATCGGAAATCGAAAAAGAGGAAATCGAAGGGAAGAATCTGGGCGTTACCGGAGTTCCATTTTATATTTTTAACGAGAAATATGCGGTCTCGGGGGCGCAACCTGTCGAACTATTTTTACAGGTATTCGATCGTTTAGAATTGGAAGAGGCGTAA
- a CDS encoding metal-dependent hydrolase: protein MSNETTAKKRNLKPIDAKSPSVRKMDFVGLEKVSDHYVADNSFLTHNVNAYHILFPEGERFFIKSVKAFADRVKDPGLQNRVKAFIGQEVQHGKEHEKALEILEAQGRPVKVMLKFYIKTAFGILLPILEFLFGKKLKLSVTAGLEHYTASMGEVVLRNRLYDYAEGEMRNLLLWHACEEIEHKSVAYDVLQTVSKSYTLRILGFLIASVIFWGYSIFLQHWFLIADKKVGIRKYFQDLNGARPQGRVLYPALAAMSLLYFKPSFHPDQTGGYELANAALATI from the coding sequence ATGAGTAATGAAACAACAGCTAAAAAAAGAAATTTAAAACCGATCGATGCAAAATCACCGTCGGTTCGCAAAATGGATTTCGTCGGTCTTGAAAAGGTATCCGATCACTACGTGGCCGACAATTCCTTTTTAACGCATAATGTTAACGCTTATCATATTCTGTTTCCCGAAGGGGAAAGATTCTTTATCAAAAGCGTTAAGGCCTTTGCGGACCGAGTAAAGGATCCCGGATTGCAGAATCGGGTAAAAGCTTTCATCGGACAGGAAGTTCAGCACGGAAAAGAGCATGAGAAAGCGCTTGAAATTTTGGAAGCCCAAGGTCGCCCCGTTAAGGTTATGCTAAAATTTTATATAAAAACCGCGTTTGGAATTCTCTTGCCAATTCTCGAATTTCTTTTCGGAAAAAAATTGAAACTTTCGGTCACTGCAGGGCTGGAGCATTATACCGCGAGTATGGGCGAGGTCGTTTTAAGAAACAGACTTTACGATTATGCCGAAGGTGAAATGCGAAACCTACTTCTTTGGCACGCTTGCGAAGAGATCGAGCATAAATCGGTCGCTTACGACGTCTTGCAAACCGTTTCTAAAAGTTATACGCTCAGGATCTTAGGTTTCTTGATCGCATCCGTTATATTCTGGGGGTATTCGATTTTCTTACAGCATTGGTTTTTAATCGCGGACAAGAAAGTCGGAATTCGCAAATACTTTCAGGATTTAAACGGGGCCCGTCCCCAAGGGCGAGTCTTGTATCCTGCGCTCGCAGCGATGTCACTCCTGTATTTCAAACCGAGTTTTCACCCGGATCAAACCGGCGGTTACGAACTAGCTAACGCGGCGTTAGCGACCATTTAA
- a CDS encoding TIGR02206 family membrane protein, with product MESRFEHWSILHIFILFGTVLFLAFLIYVARRCPDDRAPKRIGRFIASILLLNYIVYIAYRIDLGYWEIRYDLPMEFCDWSLFVTCIALFTRNRMMAELSYFWVIAGSINGVVTPDLQVSFPHPYFFIFFIAHSGLVIGALYAVFGLRLYPRKWAVPRVILLSQLYFLSALLIDFSFKANYGYLMEKPGSSSLIDHLGPWPVYLVNMQLIGSALFCILYLPFYFKNKTNETKSSR from the coding sequence TTGGAATCGCGTTTTGAACATTGGTCAATCTTGCATATTTTTATCCTATTCGGAACGGTTCTTTTTTTGGCATTTTTGATTTACGTCGCGAGGAGATGCCCTGATGACCGGGCTCCGAAAAGAATCGGACGGTTCATCGCATCGATTCTACTTCTTAATTATATCGTTTATATAGCCTATCGAATCGATCTCGGTTATTGGGAAATTCGATACGATCTCCCTATGGAATTTTGCGATTGGTCCCTGTTCGTCACGTGTATAGCCCTCTTTACTCGGAACAGAATGATGGCCGAGCTCTCTTATTTTTGGGTTATAGCGGGGTCGATCAATGGAGTCGTTACCCCGGATTTACAGGTATCGTTTCCGCATCCTTATTTTTTTATATTCTTTATCGCGCATTCCGGATTAGTTATCGGGGCTTTGTATGCCGTATTCGGCCTAAGGCTGTATCCAAGGAAATGGGCGGTTCCTCGAGTGATTCTTCTCTCGCAGTTATATTTTCTCTCCGCTCTCCTGATCGATTTTTCGTTTAAGGCAAATTACGGTTATCTAATGGAAAAGCCCGGCTCTTCGTCTTTGATCGATCATTTGGGGCCCTGGCCCGTTTACCTGGTCAATATGCAACTCATCGGGTCGGCGCTGTTCTGTATTCTTTATCTCCCGTTCTATTTTAAGAATAAAACGAACGAAACGAAATCGTCCCGATAA
- a CDS encoding TlpA family protein disulfide reductase codes for MNAKTKSAFQYGAALLLLLFATFFLAWFRALDTKPILSLEGMEFRIPEGKKAEIKGKTTVVYFWATWCGVCTTNLPLVKWYASLLKERSGFRFLSVEEGENPVALNEYIRKKSIDFPVIPGNPILLRDWNIGGYPSFYILDGNGNVRFAESGIMSPLGIFLRLLWAKIFWP; via the coding sequence ATGAACGCCAAGACAAAGAGTGCTTTTCAATACGGTGCAGCGCTCCTGTTGCTCCTTTTCGCCACGTTTTTTTTAGCTTGGTTTAGGGCTTTAGATACCAAGCCTATATTGAGTTTGGAAGGAATGGAGTTTCGTATTCCGGAAGGGAAGAAAGCGGAAATAAAAGGGAAAACGACGGTGGTTTATTTTTGGGCGACTTGGTGCGGTGTATGTACTACGAATCTTCCGCTCGTTAAGTGGTACGCTTCGTTGTTAAAGGAAAGATCCGGTTTTAGGTTTTTAAGCGTGGAAGAAGGCGAAAATCCGGTCGCTCTAAACGAATATATCCGAAAAAAATCCATCGATTTTCCCGTAATCCCGGGGAACCCGATTCTTCTCAGAGATTGGAATATCGGCGGATATCCTAGTTTTTATATTTTAGACGGAAACGGAAACGTTCGTTTTGCGGAATCCGGAATCATGAGCCCGTTGGGCATTTTTCTCCGCTTGCTCTGGGCGAAAATCTTTTGGCCTTAA